The proteins below are encoded in one region of Equus caballus isolate H_3958 breed thoroughbred chromosome 18, TB-T2T, whole genome shotgun sequence:
- the DUSP19 gene encoding dual specificity protein phosphatase 19 isoform X2 encodes MHSLNQEIKAFSRNNLRKQCTRVTTLSGKKIIETWKDARIYVVEEVEASSGGGCGYVQDVSLDLQVGVIKPWLLLGSQDAAHDLDTLKKHKVTHILNVAYGVENAFLSDFIYKSISILDLPETNILSYFPECFEFIEQVKMKVQKQQENPELRVNLLCRGHHREESGLLKQTKLSRPKESSWPEVAAGVEQAE; translated from the exons ATGCACTCCCTTAACCAGGAAATTAAGGCATTCTCCCGGAATAATCTCAGGAAGCAATGCACCAGGGTGACCACGCTATctggaaagaaaattatagaaacatgGAAAGATGCCAGAATTTATGTTGTGGAAGAAGTAGAGGCGAGCAGTGGGGGTGGCTGTGGTTATGTGCAGGACGTTAGCTTGGACCTGCAAGTTGGCGTTATTAAGCCTTGGTTGCTCCTGG GGTCACAAGATGCTGCTCATGATCTGGATACACTGAAAAAGCACAAG gTGACTCATATTCTCAATGTTGCATATGGAGTTGAAAATGCTTTCCTCAGTGACTTTATATATAAGAGCATTTCTATATTGGATCTGCCTGAAACCAATATCCTGTCTTATTTTCCAGAATGTTTCGAATTTATTGAACAAGTGAAAATGAAG GTGCAGAAGCAACAAGAGAATCCAGAACTCAGGGTGAACCTTCTATGCAGAGGTCACCACAGGGAAGAGTCAGGCCTTCTTAAGCAAACAAAACTCAGTAGGCCTAAGGAGAGCAGCTGGCCAGAGGTGGCAGCCGGGGTGGAGCAAGCTGAGTGA